One genomic window of Polyangium aurulentum includes the following:
- a CDS encoding TolC family protein yields the protein MTPIPRKRVIRASAIVAALATLSFSNGANATEPRVAFAATVPSRPAPDTAHDPPMAERFPSLERAMELARERAPSVVSARAGVGVARASHRGARLAPIDNPYLEVFVDRGLQRATKDVTVQANLWLPIEMSGQRARRLDEADALVAWQQTRFDSTRLVAAGDAVRAYGAALVAAARVQTVEEIVRDALAEAEVYSQRLAAGDATLQDDKLASMEHARYVVMREESQADLTRALVELSRATGRMFTPPDAVSVAPPPPAGHLGGSAAARVADRSPHVATSTREATYYARAKERAALEAHPPVNLIVSAGRGDLGEPRFGGGFSWTFPVLRRNQGEQARADAERARALAEADVKRRIVAQTLDGLTRERAEVRRAREVLETLAEPAAQASVDAAVATRAAGKGEMLRVLTARRDLALLRLRRLELIAREWSIVGDIVALTGEMP from the coding sequence ATGACGCCCATTCCCAGAAAGCGCGTGATTCGCGCATCCGCAATCGTCGCGGCGCTCGCGACGCTCTCCTTCTCGAACGGCGCGAACGCCACGGAGCCACGCGTGGCATTTGCGGCCACCGTACCCTCCCGCCCGGCCCCCGATACCGCGCACGATCCGCCAATGGCCGAGCGTTTCCCGTCGCTCGAGCGCGCAATGGAGCTCGCCCGCGAGCGCGCCCCGAGCGTGGTGAGCGCGCGGGCCGGCGTCGGCGTCGCGCGGGCCTCTCATCGAGGGGCGAGGCTCGCCCCGATCGACAACCCCTACCTGGAGGTCTTCGTCGACCGCGGCCTGCAACGGGCCACCAAGGACGTGACGGTCCAGGCGAATCTGTGGCTACCGATCGAGATGTCCGGTCAAAGGGCGCGGCGGCTCGACGAGGCCGACGCGCTCGTCGCCTGGCAGCAGACGCGCTTCGACTCCACACGCCTGGTCGCCGCCGGTGACGCCGTGCGCGCGTATGGAGCCGCCCTGGTAGCAGCCGCGCGTGTGCAAACGGTCGAGGAGATCGTCCGCGACGCGCTCGCCGAGGCCGAGGTGTACAGCCAGCGGCTCGCAGCGGGCGACGCCACGCTGCAGGACGACAAGCTCGCGAGCATGGAGCACGCCCGCTACGTGGTGATGCGCGAGGAGAGCCAGGCCGACCTGACGCGCGCGCTCGTCGAGCTGTCGCGCGCCACGGGCCGCATGTTCACGCCGCCCGACGCCGTCTCCGTCGCGCCCCCGCCGCCCGCCGGGCACCTGGGCGGGAGCGCCGCCGCGCGCGTCGCGGATCGCTCGCCCCACGTGGCGACCTCCACGCGCGAGGCCACCTACTACGCCCGGGCCAAGGAGCGCGCCGCGCTCGAGGCCCACCCGCCGGTGAACCTCATCGTCTCCGCCGGCCGCGGCGACCTCGGCGAGCCTCGCTTCGGCGGAGGCTTTTCGTGGACGTTCCCCGTGCTGCGGAGAAACCAGGGCGAGCAAGCGCGCGCCGACGCCGAGCGCGCGCGGGCCCTCGCCGAGGCCGATGTGAAGCGGCGCATCGTCGCGCAGACCCTCGACGGCCTCACGCGCGAGCGCGCCGAGGTCCGCCGCGCGCGCGAGGTGCTCGAGACGCTCGCCGAGCCGGCTGCGCAGGCCTCGGTCGACGCGGCGGTCGCCACCCGGGCCGCCGGCAAGGGGGAGATGCTGCGGGTGCTCACCGCGCGCCGTGATCTCGCGCTGCTGCGCCTGCGGCGGCTCGAGCTCATCGCGCGCGAGTGGTCCATCGTCGGCGACATCGTCGCCCTCACCGGAGAAATGCCATGA
- a CDS encoding efflux RND transporter periplasmic adaptor subunit, protein MTDASIKLEDGSDSTPGEEEILALEEGRAPGAEQARRPRWTRWAIGAGAAAVAIVVTGLALRGRGDAEDVPVIKADVPHVVGKAIVFSRAFGERAGLKLEPVRSAPLVPRLRVVGTVDFDPAHVAAVGTRIPGLVRSLHKLEGERVKKGDALAEIESAELGEAQASVAVASAHRKAAALNEKRERELAERGLTTAREHEVATATHEEQRVMLGAARQRVAAMSGSPAGPFGVYMLRAPLDGTVVERHIFAGQSVDAHVVAFRVADLDHLWVDLAVFESNLDAIRKGDPVELTRAGAEAEPIPGRVAHVGEVVDPATRTAHVRVAVSNEKRLLRPGQSVTAIIGATGPARTMLTVPMTAVTYIDGQPTVFLAEGPDRVVPTPIELGPSDGTSQGVVSGLSEGQLIVSQGVFALKSELYR, encoded by the coding sequence ATGACGGATGCGTCGATCAAGCTGGAGGACGGCTCGGATTCCACCCCCGGCGAGGAGGAGATACTCGCCCTCGAGGAGGGCCGCGCGCCGGGCGCGGAGCAGGCGCGGCGCCCTCGCTGGACGCGCTGGGCGATCGGGGCGGGCGCCGCCGCCGTCGCCATCGTCGTGACCGGCCTCGCGCTACGCGGCCGCGGCGACGCCGAGGACGTGCCCGTCATCAAGGCCGACGTGCCGCACGTCGTGGGCAAGGCGATCGTCTTCTCCAGGGCCTTCGGGGAGCGCGCGGGCCTGAAGCTCGAGCCCGTGCGGTCCGCGCCGCTCGTGCCGCGCCTGCGCGTCGTCGGCACCGTCGACTTCGATCCCGCCCACGTGGCCGCCGTGGGCACGCGGATCCCGGGCCTCGTGCGCTCCCTCCACAAGCTCGAGGGCGAGCGCGTGAAGAAGGGCGACGCGCTCGCCGAGATCGAGAGCGCCGAGCTCGGCGAGGCCCAGGCCTCGGTGGCCGTGGCCAGCGCTCACCGCAAGGCGGCCGCGCTCAACGAGAAGCGCGAGCGCGAGCTCGCCGAGCGCGGCTTGACCACGGCCCGCGAGCACGAGGTCGCGACGGCCACGCACGAGGAGCAGCGGGTCATGCTCGGGGCGGCGCGGCAGCGCGTCGCGGCCATGAGCGGCTCACCGGCCGGCCCGTTCGGCGTGTACATGCTCCGCGCCCCGCTCGACGGGACCGTCGTCGAGCGCCACATCTTCGCAGGCCAGTCCGTCGACGCCCACGTCGTCGCCTTCCGCGTCGCCGACCTCGATCACCTCTGGGTCGATCTCGCCGTGTTCGAGAGCAACCTCGACGCGATTCGCAAGGGCGATCCGGTGGAGCTGACGCGCGCGGGCGCCGAGGCCGAGCCCATCCCCGGGCGCGTGGCGCACGTCGGCGAGGTCGTCGACCCCGCCACGCGCACGGCCCATGTCCGCGTCGCCGTCTCCAATGAAAAGCGCCTCCTGCGGCCGGGGCAATCGGTGACCGCGATCATCGGCGCCACCGGCCCCGCGCGCACCATGCTCACCGTGCCGATGACGGCCGTGACGTACATCGACGGACAGCCCACGGTCTTTCTCGCCGAGGGCCCCGATCGCGTCGTGCCCACGCCCATCGAGCTCGGGCCGAGCGACGGCACGAGCCAGGGCGTCGTCTCGGGCCTGTCCGAGGGACAGCTCATCGTGAGCCAAGGCGTCTTCGCCCTCAAGAGCGAGCTTTACCGGTAA
- a CDS encoding efflux RND transporter permease subunit, which translates to MLSRLVLASIRLRAVMLVLFALLLGAGALAVRALPIDAMPDVSTIQVSVLTSASGLSAVEVERTVTVPIENALNGVPGGIELRSVSRGGLSAVTVVFADGTDVWFARQLVLERLRAVERELPPSSSTPELAPVSSGLGEIFQFVVRSEQHSPMQLRTLLDWEIVPKLRSVTGVIEVNTMGGELKQFQVVVDRARLKAQQMTVEDVIEALRSANLNVGGGYVERREESFTVRGQGMLRDENDIANVVLRADADGAPVLVRHVADAQIGAALRYGVITHGGEREAVTGIVMMLLGENSREVVAAVGERVKQIQAELPPGVQIEVVYDRADFVGRTIGTVLKNLAEGVLVVTIVLALFLGTLRGALAVVLGIPAAMTIAVLGMHLFGVTGDLMSLGAIDFGFLVDGPIVMLEAVIAAVAGKRLANDARARAYAQAAEGVARPVAFAVAIIMLVYVPLLFLQGIEGKMFRPMALTMACALFGALVYSVLFFPAILVTLVSPPKDHGPRWIEWITARYAGMVGPLVARRWLLIGASAMALVVTTVVFSRAGAEFVPRIFEGDAVVTIRRAPSISLEEARRLDLETEKVLHGFPEVVSTLGMTGRAEVATDPVGNDNTDVLVRLRPQGEWTTAHDFDALSEAFKNTIEARVPGTFVSVSQPIEDRTNELISGSRADVSIKIVGSDIEKLAALADRIGDRVKAVQGAGDVRVERILGQPVISAVADRAKMAHHGVKVEDAFTVIAAAREGVRVGDIYEDQRKFDLRVLSPPAEPTAAALGELFVETSSGRSIPLREVVHLAEGDGVSSIRRQDRERTVRVDVNLRGRDLVSWVAEARSVVEREIPLESGYRVTWGGQFENFERAQERLALLVPAVVVIIFGMLLWMFQNVRLAAAVFVMVPLSLVGGMLGLLARGLPFSLSAAVGFIALGGVAVLNGVIIASEVRRRLDLGEALDRAITRGSGAVVRAVLTTAAVAALGFLPMALASSAGAEVQRPLATVVIFGMFFGTITTLAVLPGVLRIALAGQRIRVPAVSNANQGEGSAPATA; encoded by the coding sequence ATGCTTTCACGCCTCGTCCTCGCCTCGATCCGCCTGCGGGCGGTGATGCTGGTCCTCTTCGCCCTCCTGCTCGGCGCGGGCGCCCTCGCGGTGCGCGCGCTGCCCATCGACGCGATGCCGGACGTCTCGACGATCCAGGTCTCGGTGCTCACGAGCGCCTCGGGGCTCAGCGCCGTCGAGGTCGAGCGCACCGTGACGGTCCCCATCGAGAACGCGCTGAACGGCGTCCCCGGCGGCATCGAGCTGCGCAGCGTCTCGCGCGGGGGCCTGTCGGCCGTGACCGTGGTCTTCGCCGACGGCACCGACGTGTGGTTCGCGCGCCAGCTCGTGCTCGAGCGGCTGCGGGCCGTGGAGCGGGAGCTGCCGCCGTCCTCGAGCACGCCCGAGCTCGCCCCGGTCTCCTCGGGGCTCGGCGAGATCTTCCAGTTCGTCGTGCGCAGCGAGCAGCACTCGCCGATGCAGCTCCGCACGCTGCTCGACTGGGAGATCGTCCCCAAGCTCAGGAGCGTGACCGGGGTCATCGAGGTCAACACGATGGGCGGCGAGCTCAAGCAGTTCCAGGTCGTCGTCGACCGGGCCCGCTTGAAGGCCCAGCAGATGACCGTGGAGGACGTGATCGAGGCGCTCCGGTCCGCCAACCTCAACGTCGGAGGCGGCTACGTCGAGCGGCGCGAGGAGTCGTTCACGGTGCGCGGCCAGGGCATGCTGCGCGACGAGAACGACATCGCCAACGTCGTCCTGCGCGCGGACGCCGATGGCGCGCCCGTCCTCGTCAGGCACGTGGCCGACGCGCAGATCGGCGCGGCGCTGCGCTACGGCGTCATCACGCACGGCGGCGAGCGCGAGGCGGTGACCGGCATCGTGATGATGCTGCTCGGCGAGAACAGCCGCGAGGTCGTGGCCGCCGTGGGCGAGCGGGTGAAGCAGATCCAGGCCGAGCTGCCGCCCGGCGTGCAGATCGAGGTCGTCTACGACCGCGCCGATTTCGTCGGCCGCACCATCGGCACGGTGCTCAAGAACCTGGCCGAGGGCGTGCTCGTCGTGACGATCGTGCTCGCGCTCTTCCTCGGCACCCTGCGGGGCGCCCTCGCGGTCGTGCTCGGCATACCTGCGGCGATGACCATCGCGGTCCTCGGCATGCACCTGTTCGGCGTGACGGGTGATCTCATGTCGCTCGGCGCCATCGACTTCGGGTTCCTGGTGGACGGGCCGATCGTGATGCTCGAGGCCGTGATCGCGGCCGTGGCCGGCAAGCGGCTCGCGAACGACGCGAGGGCGCGCGCCTACGCGCAGGCGGCCGAGGGCGTGGCGCGCCCCGTGGCCTTCGCCGTCGCGATCATCATGCTCGTCTACGTGCCCCTGCTCTTTCTCCAGGGCATCGAGGGCAAGATGTTCCGGCCCATGGCGCTGACCATGGCCTGCGCCCTCTTCGGCGCCCTCGTGTACTCGGTGCTGTTCTTCCCAGCGATCCTCGTCACGCTCGTGTCGCCGCCGAAGGACCATGGACCGCGCTGGATCGAGTGGATCACGGCCCGGTACGCCGGGATGGTGGGCCCGCTGGTCGCCCGCAGGTGGCTGCTCATCGGCGCCTCGGCGATGGCGCTCGTCGTCACGACGGTCGTCTTTTCGCGCGCCGGCGCCGAGTTCGTCCCCCGCATCTTCGAGGGGGACGCGGTGGTGACCATCCGCCGCGCGCCCAGCATCTCGCTCGAGGAGGCGCGCCGGCTCGACCTCGAGACCGAGAAGGTGCTGCACGGCTTCCCGGAGGTCGTGAGCACCCTCGGGATGACGGGCCGCGCCGAGGTCGCGACCGACCCGGTCGGCAACGACAACACCGACGTCCTCGTGCGGCTGAGGCCACAGGGCGAGTGGACGACGGCCCACGACTTCGACGCGCTCTCGGAGGCATTCAAGAACACGATCGAAGCGCGGGTGCCGGGCACGTTCGTCTCGGTCTCGCAGCCCATCGAGGATCGCACCAACGAGCTCATCAGCGGCTCGCGCGCGGACGTGTCGATCAAGATCGTCGGCAGCGACATCGAGAAGCTCGCCGCGCTCGCGGATCGCATCGGCGACAGGGTCAAGGCCGTGCAGGGCGCCGGAGACGTGCGCGTCGAGCGTATCCTCGGCCAGCCCGTGATCAGCGCGGTCGCGGACCGGGCGAAGATGGCCCACCACGGCGTGAAGGTGGAGGACGCCTTCACGGTCATCGCCGCCGCGCGCGAGGGCGTGCGCGTGGGCGACATCTACGAGGACCAGCGCAAGTTCGACCTGCGCGTGCTCAGCCCCCCGGCCGAGCCCACGGCCGCCGCGCTCGGCGAGCTGTTCGTGGAGACCTCCAGCGGCCGCAGCATCCCGCTGCGCGAGGTCGTGCACCTCGCCGAGGGCGACGGCGTCAGCTCGATCCGGCGCCAGGACCGCGAGCGCACGGTGCGCGTCGACGTCAACCTGCGCGGCCGGGACCTGGTCTCCTGGGTGGCCGAGGCGCGGAGCGTGGTGGAGCGCGAGATCCCGCTCGAGAGCGGCTATCGCGTCACCTGGGGCGGGCAATTCGAGAACTTCGAGCGCGCCCAGGAGCGGCTCGCGCTCCTCGTGCCGGCGGTCGTGGTGATCATCTTCGGGATGCTCCTGTGGATGTTCCAGAACGTGCGGCTCGCGGCGGCGGTCTTCGTGATGGTGCCCCTCTCGCTCGTCGGCGGCATGCTGGGGCTCCTCGCCCGCGGGCTGCCGTTCAGCCTGTCGGCGGCGGTCGGCTTCATCGCGCTCGGGGGCGTGGCGGTCTTGAATGGCGTGATCATCGCGAGCGAGGTGCGGCGGCGCCTCGATCTGGGCGAGGCCCTCGACAGGGCCATCACGCGCGGGTCCGGGGCGGTCGTGCGGGCCGTCTTGACCACCGCGGCGGTCGCGGCGCTCGGCTTCTTGCCCATGGCGCTCGCGTCGAGCGCGGGCGCCGAGGTGCAGCGCCCGCTCGCCACCGTGGTCATCTTCGGCATGTTCTTCGGGACGATCACCACGCTCGCGGTGCTCCCAGGCGTCCTGCGCATCGCGCTGGCGGGCCAGCGCATTCGGGTACCCGCCGTGAGCAACGCGAACCAAGGGGAGGGCTCGGCTCCCGCGACGGCCTAG
- a CDS encoding gamma-glutamylcyclotransferase family protein — protein sequence MTTREIVLFVYDSLMAGEEQHERLAGARPLGKATTAPAYDLVDLGPNGALVAGGTVSVSGELYALEPATMAALDIHRGHPVLNQRTAIRLSDGREAQAYLVAHDQTAGRRRIRTGDWKTRRGASGAVGARDAGPMVRWAKRRFEPR from the coding sequence ATGACGACCCGCGAGATCGTGCTCTTCGTCTACGACAGCCTCATGGCGGGCGAGGAGCAGCACGAGCGGCTCGCCGGCGCGCGCCCGCTCGGCAAGGCCACGACCGCCCCCGCCTACGATCTGGTCGACCTCGGCCCGAACGGCGCGCTGGTCGCCGGCGGGACCGTCTCGGTGAGCGGCGAGCTGTACGCGCTCGAGCCCGCGACGATGGCCGCGCTCGACATCCACCGCGGGCACCCCGTCCTCAATCAACGCACGGCGATTCGCCTCTCCGATGGTCGCGAGGCGCAAGCCTACCTCGTCGCCCACGACCAGACCGCGGGGCGCCGCCGCATTCGCACGGGCGACTGGAAAACGCGCCGGGGAGCGTCGGGGGCCGTCGGTGCCCGCGACGCCGGCCCCATGGTCCGCTGGGCAAAACGCCGCTTCGAGCCGCGCTGA
- a CDS encoding methyltransferase, translating into MSDTNEGRAVPPPVMIMNHIHGMMLTFAMRAAAELEIADLVAGGPRSVEELARVTGTQERALYRILRALAGAGIFAELPERRFGPTPTSHFLRKDVPGSLRDWVRLAGADWNVAALCSVLDCARTGKDGYELSKGMRMFDWFEQHAEARQIFDGSMTDVSSLTVPAIVATYDFSRIERIVDVAGGHGALLAAILEANPGLSGTLFDVPSVIRGARASGPLTSPGLAGRVAFVEGDFFQAIPPGHDAYIMKWIVHDWNDEEARRLFRVCRQAMDKGKRLLVAETIVEEGNLDAKVMDLAMMSATGGIERTEAEFRALFEATGFTLARVVRNGSPMSVLEAVAV; encoded by the coding sequence ATGAGCGATACGAACGAGGGCCGCGCCGTGCCGCCGCCGGTCATGATCATGAACCACATTCACGGAATGATGCTCACGTTCGCCATGCGCGCGGCGGCGGAGCTCGAGATCGCCGATCTCGTCGCCGGCGGACCGCGCTCGGTGGAAGAGCTCGCCCGCGTGACGGGCACGCAGGAGCGGGCGCTTTATCGGATCCTGCGCGCGCTCGCGGGCGCGGGGATCTTCGCCGAGCTGCCCGAGCGCCGCTTCGGCCCCACCCCGACTTCGCACTTTCTTCGCAAAGACGTCCCCGGCTCGCTGCGCGACTGGGTCCGCCTCGCGGGCGCGGACTGGAACGTCGCCGCGCTCTGCTCGGTGCTCGATTGCGCGCGGACCGGCAAGGACGGCTACGAGCTCAGCAAAGGCATGCGCATGTTCGACTGGTTCGAGCAGCACGCCGAGGCGCGGCAGATCTTTGACGGCTCCATGACGGACGTGTCGAGCCTGACCGTCCCCGCGATCGTCGCCACCTACGATTTCTCCAGAATCGAGCGCATCGTCGACGTGGCCGGCGGGCACGGGGCCCTGCTGGCGGCGATCCTCGAGGCAAACCCGGGCCTTTCGGGCACGCTCTTCGACGTGCCCAGCGTGATCCGCGGTGCGCGCGCCTCGGGGCCCCTCACGTCGCCCGGGCTCGCGGGCCGCGTCGCGTTTGTCGAAGGCGATTTCTTCCAGGCGATCCCGCCCGGCCACGACGCTTACATCATGAAGTGGATCGTGCACGACTGGAACGACGAGGAGGCACGCCGGCTCTTCCGCGTCTGCCGGCAGGCCATGGACAAGGGCAAGCGGCTGCTCGTGGCCGAGACCATCGTCGAGGAGGGCAACCTCGACGCGAAGGTGATGGATCTCGCGATGATGAGCGCGACGGGCGGAATCGAACGCACCGAGGCCGAGTTCCGGGCGCTGTTCGAGGCGACCGGGTTCACCCTCGCGCGCGTCGTGCGCAACGGCTCGCCCATGAGCGTGCTCGAGGCGGTCGCCGTCTGA
- a CDS encoding metallophosphoesterase family protein, producing the protein MKLFAISDLHVAYPDNREALLGVRPRPEDWLVLGGDLGETEDHVRFVLDTLGPRFARLVWVPGNHELYVHPTSPPTEPRGVERYLRYVEICRAQGVLTPEDEYPIWEGEGGPHVIAPLFLLYDYSFRPNDVTEAEAVDWAADAGIVAADEVLLDPRPYPGRAAWCRARVAETEARLARAPALPKILVNHFPLRRDLVRIPRIPRFSIWCGTRATEDWHLRFDARVVVHGHLHVRRTAWVDGVRFEEVSFGYPRERRPGWGIDDYIRQILPYPGPEA; encoded by the coding sequence ATGAAGCTTTTCGCCATCAGCGATCTCCACGTCGCCTACCCTGACAACAGGGAGGCCCTCCTCGGCGTACGACCGCGGCCCGAAGACTGGCTCGTCCTCGGCGGTGATCTCGGCGAGACCGAGGATCATGTCCGCTTCGTGCTCGACACGCTCGGCCCCAGGTTCGCTCGGCTCGTCTGGGTCCCCGGCAATCACGAGCTGTACGTCCACCCGACGAGCCCCCCCACCGAGCCGCGCGGCGTCGAGCGCTACCTGCGCTACGTCGAGATCTGTCGCGCCCAAGGCGTCTTGACCCCGGAGGACGAATATCCGATCTGGGAGGGCGAGGGGGGGCCGCACGTGATAGCGCCACTATTTCTGCTCTACGATTACAGCTTCCGGCCGAACGACGTGACCGAGGCCGAGGCCGTGGACTGGGCCGCGGACGCCGGCATCGTCGCCGCGGACGAGGTCCTGCTCGATCCCCGCCCCTACCCTGGCCGCGCCGCCTGGTGCCGCGCGCGCGTCGCCGAGACCGAGGCGCGCCTCGCCCGCGCGCCCGCGCTGCCCAAGATCCTCGTCAACCATTTCCCGCTCCGCCGCGACCTCGTGCGCATCCCTCGCATCCCGCGCTTCTCGATCTGGTGCGGCACGCGCGCGACCGAGGACTGGCACCTGCGCTTCGACGCGCGCGTCGTCGTGCACGGGCACCTGCACGTGCGGCGCACGGCGTGGGTCGACGGCGTTCGCTTCGAGGAGGTCTCCTTCGGGTATCCGCGCGAGCGGCGCCCCGGCTGGGGCATCGACGATTACATCCGGCAGATCCTCCCCTACCCCGGTCCAGAGGCCTGA
- a CDS encoding 4'-phosphopantetheinyl transferase family protein: MLALPPGTVHLWYVFPEEVSDPYLLAAYHMLMSPEEAAQQARFRFPEGRHEYLVTRALVRAVLSIYAPVAPSAWSFVRNRYGRPEIAGPGGVPPLRFNLSNTRGLIACLVTLEREVGVDVEDTTRKGETVGVADRFFSPTEAAALRALPAHRQRDRFFDYWTLKEAYIKARGMGLAIPLDHFTFHLDEPTGIRIAFEPALHDDPLAWQFCLWSPTERHRMAAALQRSRGESPIAVEMRKIVPLEDRF, encoded by the coding sequence ATGCTCGCGCTCCCGCCCGGCACAGTCCACCTCTGGTACGTCTTCCCCGAGGAGGTGAGCGACCCGTATCTGCTCGCCGCCTATCACATGCTCATGTCGCCCGAGGAGGCCGCGCAGCAGGCGCGCTTCCGCTTCCCCGAGGGGCGGCACGAATACCTGGTCACGCGCGCCCTCGTCCGCGCCGTGCTCAGCATCTACGCGCCCGTCGCCCCGAGCGCGTGGAGCTTCGTCAGAAACCGCTATGGTCGCCCCGAGATCGCGGGCCCGGGCGGCGTCCCGCCGTTGCGCTTCAACCTCTCGAATACGCGCGGGCTCATCGCCTGCCTCGTGACCCTCGAGCGCGAGGTGGGCGTCGACGTGGAGGACACGACGCGCAAGGGCGAGACCGTGGGCGTGGCCGACCGCTTCTTCTCGCCCACGGAGGCGGCGGCCCTGCGCGCCCTGCCCGCCCATCGCCAGCGCGATCGCTTCTTCGATTACTGGACGCTCAAGGAGGCGTACATCAAGGCGCGGGGCATGGGCCTCGCCATCCCGCTCGATCATTTCACGTTCCACCTCGACGAGCCCACGGGCATCCGCATCGCATTCGAGCCCGCGCTGCACGACGACCCGCTGGCCTGGCAGTTCTGCCTCTGGTCGCCCACCGAGCGCCACCGCATGGCGGCCGCGCTTCAAAGGAGTCGCGGCGAGAGCCCGATCGCCGTCGAGATGCGAAAGATCGTCCCGCTCGAGGATCGCTTCTGA
- a CDS encoding L,D-transpeptidase, with the protein MRASALDRPLLGALGLGLAIGCGAAEPPPRKTPPAPAAATTAAPAPAAAPAPVAAPAAAPASVSAPEPEPAAAAAPEPEPAPRLYSVEGIPWIYPTPERKGERYLGYIRVGESVALRQKEPVRGLGCSGGFYAVEPRGYVCNDALVSLAPPSELLDATNATLPSSGPFPYRYAISNGAPMYNRVPTAKEQERFEKRRFGPAGSWKPLSKYLSAHEDLAMAEPIAPSDPIPPFLDGGKMVRPGRVGLMREVIPPGSMLAFTRAFTAEGRTFLLSADLTLVPADRVRPFKPSSFHGVRLGPEIALPLAWFKKTPKPQWRKLPSGAMEKTGKSFPVRSYARLTGQSIEVGGERYLETAEREGESALWTLASDATVMERREKLPFGVREGQKWVHVKITQGTLVAYEGLRPVYATLISPGAGGVPVKGVDPVKASTTPTGTYYVTFKDKAATMSPDKKGEERTLWIADVPHTQYFNPPFALHAAYWHERFGEPTSAGCVNLSPIDAEALFHWSDPPVPPGWQGASGAGAPENGPTTAVVISK; encoded by the coding sequence GTGCGCGCGTCCGCCCTCGATCGACCGCTCCTCGGAGCCCTCGGGCTCGGGCTCGCGATCGGCTGCGGCGCCGCCGAGCCGCCCCCACGAAAGACGCCGCCCGCGCCCGCTGCCGCGACGACTGCCGCACCCGCACCCGCTGCCGCGCCCGCACCCGTCGCCGCGCCCGCTGCCGCGCCCGCGTCCGTTTCCGCGCCCGAGCCCGAGCCCGCTGCTGCTGCCGCGCCCGAGCCCGAGCCCGCGCCGCGCCTTTACAGCGTGGAGGGCATTCCGTGGATCTATCCGACGCCCGAGAGAAAAGGCGAGCGCTACCTCGGATACATCCGCGTGGGCGAGTCGGTGGCGCTGCGCCAGAAGGAGCCCGTGCGCGGCCTCGGGTGCAGCGGAGGCTTTTATGCGGTCGAGCCGCGAGGGTACGTCTGCAATGACGCCCTGGTCTCGCTCGCGCCGCCGTCCGAGCTGCTCGACGCGACGAATGCGACGCTGCCCTCGTCGGGTCCGTTCCCTTATCGCTATGCCATCTCGAACGGCGCGCCCATGTACAACCGCGTGCCCACCGCAAAGGAGCAGGAGCGATTCGAGAAGCGGCGGTTCGGGCCGGCAGGATCGTGGAAGCCGCTCTCGAAATACCTCTCCGCGCACGAGGACCTCGCGATGGCCGAGCCCATCGCGCCCTCGGACCCGATCCCCCCGTTCCTCGACGGCGGCAAAATGGTGCGTCCGGGCCGCGTGGGGCTCATGCGCGAGGTGATCCCGCCCGGATCGATGCTCGCCTTCACCCGGGCGTTCACCGCGGAGGGACGCACGTTCCTGCTCTCGGCGGACCTCACCCTGGTGCCCGCCGACCGCGTCCGCCCCTTCAAGCCGAGCTCGTTCCACGGCGTCCGCCTCGGCCCCGAGATTGCGCTGCCCCTCGCCTGGTTCAAGAAGACCCCGAAGCCGCAATGGCGAAAGCTGCCCTCGGGCGCGATGGAAAAGACGGGGAAGTCTTTCCCGGTGCGCTCGTACGCGCGCCTCACGGGGCAATCGATCGAGGTCGGCGGGGAGCGCTATCTCGAGACGGCAGAGCGCGAGGGCGAGAGCGCCCTGTGGACGCTCGCCTCGGACGCGACCGTGATGGAGCGCCGAGAAAAGCTGCCCTTCGGCGTGCGCGAGGGGCAGAAATGGGTGCACGTCAAGATCACGCAGGGCACGCTGGTCGCCTACGAGGGGCTCAGGCCCGTGTACGCGACCTTGATCTCCCCCGGCGCGGGCGGCGTGCCCGTCAAGGGCGTCGACCCGGTCAAGGCGAGCACCACGCCGACGGGGACCTATTACGTGACCTTCAAGGACAAGGCGGCGACGATGTCACCCGACAAGAAGGGGGAGGAGCGCACACTCTGGATCGCCGACGTGCCCCACACGCAATACTTCAACCCGCCCTTCGCGCTGCACGCCGCCTACTGGCACGAGCGCTTCGGCGAGCCCACGAGCGCCGGGTGCGTGAACCTGTCGCCCATCGACGCCGAGGCCCTGTTTCATTGGAGCGATCCTCCCGTGCCTCCCGGGTGGCAGGGAGCCTCGGGAGCGGGCGCGCCCGAGAATGGACCGACGACGGCGGTGGTGATCTCGAAATAG